From the genome of Triticum aestivum cultivar Chinese Spring chromosome 3B, IWGSC CS RefSeq v2.1, whole genome shotgun sequence, one region includes:
- the LOC123064481 gene encoding uncharacterized protein, producing the protein MQCKDACTHIKYLADCGDESCQGCYGEEDHCLLLEGLAGATNLELISQYSVIFRKDLKWCPMFSKLKTVLLNEWCLTANFTGLLYFLQHAPILEKLTLQLPSCKDFDIGSNGSYSPAEYFLVSKHLKVVEIHCSKEDEWTCQIVNILGTHGVTSVRNREDEWICQIVNILGIHGVTSAQISIKHDSRNSFRFSFQQTK; encoded by the exons ATGCAGTGTAAAGATGCTTGTACTCATATTAAGTACCTTGCGGATTGTGGTGATGAGTCATGTCAAGGATGCTATGGTGAAGAGGATCATTGTCTACTTCTTGAAGGTTTGGCGGGCGCTACAAATTTAGAGCTGATAAGTCAATATTCTGTG ATTTTCAGAAAAGACTTGAAATGGTGCCCTATGTTTAGCAAGCTAAAAACAGTGTTGCTCAATGAATGGTGTTTGACTGCAAACTTCACTGGACTACTTTACTTTCTTCAGCACGCACCAATTCTAGAAAAGCTTACCCTTCAACTTCCATCTTGCAAg GATTTTGACATTGGATCAAATGGAAGCTACAGCCCAGCGGAATATTTCTTGGTGTCAAAGCATCTCAAGGTAGTTGAAATCCATTGTAGCAAGGAGGATGAATGGACTTGTCAAATTGTGAACATCCTTGGCACTCATGGAGTAACTTCTGTACGGAACAGGGAGGATGAATGGATTTGTCAAATTGTGAACATCCTTGGTATTCATGGAGTAACTTCTGCGCAAATTAGCATCAAACATGATTCTCGGAATTCTTTCA GGTTCAGTTTCCAGCAGACGAAGTAG